The following is a genomic window from Crossiella equi.
AGGGGGTGAAGTCGGTGAGCAGGTCAGCCACCGTCGTGGGTTGGGGCCGTTCCGGTGCGCCGTGGCCGAGCAGCCTGGTGCGCAGCTTCTCCCACTCACGCCGACGTCCCGGGGAGATCTTGCGGCTCGCCGGGTCCAGCACCGCCTGCACCGCCTCCTGCATCCCGGCGAAGAACGCGCGGTTCTGGAGCCGGGGCACCCTCGCCCCGGCTAGACCGGGGCCAGCGAGCGGCGGATGCGCGTGAACGGCTTGGCCCGGTTCAGCGCCAACGCGGCGACCGGGTGGCCGTCGCGCTCGTAGACGGCGAGGAAGCTGCGGGTGTCCGCGTCACCCTCGGTGATGCGCACCTGGTCACCCGGCCGGGTGTGGCCCGCGAACTGGATGCGCACGCCGTACTGGTCGGACCAGAAGTACGGGGCCGACTGTCCGGTGTGGACGGTCCGACCGGCCAGCAGGTTGGCCACCGCGACCTGGGGCTGTTCGGCCGCGTTGGTCCAGTGCTCCACCCGGCGCCCGGCCAGGTTGGCCACATCGCCCACCGCGACCACGTTCGGCAGCGCGGTCACCCCGCCCGCGTCGCAGGTCACGCCGTTGGCCACCGGCAGGCCCGAGCCGTCCAGCCAGCCGGTGTTCGGGCGGACGCCGATGCCGACCACCACCACGTCCGCGGGCAGGCGGCGGCCGTCGGAGAGCGCCACCCCGGTCACCCGGCCCTGGCCCAGCAGCTCCTGAACGCCCACCCCGCACAGCAGGCGGACGCCGTGGTCGGCGTGCAGGCCCAGGCAGTGCGCGGCCATCTCCTGGCCCAGGACCGGGGCCAGCGGCAGCGAGGCCGCCTCGACGATGGTCACCCGCAGGCCCAGCGTCGCGCAGGTGGCCGCCACCTCCGCGCCGATGAACCCCGCGCCCACCACGACCACGCGCGGGCTGCCCTCGGTCAGGTCCGCGCGCAGCGCCCGTGCGTCGTCCAGGGTGCGCAGCACGTGCACCCCGGAGAGGAACTCCGCGCCCGGCAGGCTGCGCGGGGTGGCGCCGGTGGCGATCACCACGCCGTCGCTGCGCAGGCGGCGGCCGGTGGCCAGCTCCAGGGCGCCGAGCCGGGGGGAGAGGTGGCTGACCGTCTGGCCCAGCAGCCACTCCGCGTCCAGCTCGGCCAGGTCCGGCTCGTCGGCCAGGTGCAGGTCCTGCTCGGTGACGGTGCCCAGCAGGTAGTTCTTCGACAGCGGCGGGCGGTCGTAGGGGTGGTGCGGCTCCGCGCCGATGATGGTCAGGCGACCCTGGAAGCCCTGGGCCCGCAGCGCCCGCGCCGAGGACAGCCCGGCCAGCGCGCCGCCGATGACCGCCACGGATCTCATGCGACGTCCTGCGCGGCGGGCCCGTGCAGGTAGATCACCCCGTCCTGCACGCTGACCTGGTGGGTGCGCACCGGCTTCTTCGCGGGCAGGCAGGTCGGCAGACCGGTGCGCAGGTCGAAGCTGGCGGCGTGCAGCGGGCACTCGACGAAGCAGCCCTCCAGGTAGCCGTCGGCGAGGCTGGCGTCCTGGTGGGTGCAGGTGTCATCGATGGCGTACAGCCTGCCGTCGACGTTGAACACGGCGACGGGTACATCGGCTTGCAGGCGCAGTGCCTCACCCGGGGGGAGTTCGTCGAGGCGGCAGACGGCGATCATCGCGCCCTCCATGGCGGTGTGCTCGGGGAATTGTGTTGCGTATTGCGCGACGGGATGTGCTCTGCGCAACAGAGTCAGGCGCGGGGGCGGGCCGCGTCAAGAGGCGGAACTGACGAAATGTGTTGCCAACGCGTTGCCAAACCGCCCAGCGACCGTTCGCCCGACTGGATACCGTGGGCGCATGGCCAGCGATCACGAGGGTGAACGGCGTGCCGTCAACTCGGTGCAGTCCGTTGACCGCGCGGTGAGTGTTCTGGAGATCTTGGCGCGCGAGGGCGAGGTGGGGGTCACCGAGATCGCCGCCGAGCTCGGTGTGCACAAGTCCACCGCGTTCCGGCTGCTCGGCGTGCTGGAGGACCGGGGCCTGGTGGGCCAGACCGAGGACCGGGGCAAGTACCACCTGGGCCTGGGCATCATCCGCCTGGCCGGGGCCACCGCGGCGCGTCTGGACGTCACCCAGGAGAGCCGGACGGTGTGCGAGCAGCTGGCCCGCGAGGTCGGCGAGACGGTGAACGTGGCGATCTCCGACCTGGAGGCCGGGGCCGCGGTCAACGTCACCCAGGCCCGGGGCACGGCGGCCGTGACCAGCCAGAACTGGGTCGGGCG
Proteins encoded in this region:
- a CDS encoding IclR family transcriptional regulator; this encodes MASDHEGERRAVNSVQSVDRAVSVLEILAREGEVGVTEIAAELGVHKSTAFRLLGVLEDRGLVGQTEDRGKYHLGLGIIRLAGATAARLDVTQESRTVCEQLAREVGETVNVAISDLEAGAAVNVTQARGTAAVTSQNWVGRRTPLHATSSGKVLLAHMPPDHVRRALARRLEGFTDHTITSTRKLREELVTVAERGFASCVEELEIGLNALAAPIRSYEGQVVAAISISGPSYRLTPERLPEVAEQVVAAGREVSRRMGFA
- a CDS encoding bifunctional 3-phenylpropionate/cinnamic acid dioxygenase ferredoxin subunit; protein product: MIAVCRLDELPPGEALRLQADVPVAVFNVDGRLYAIDDTCTHQDASLADGYLEGCFVECPLHAASFDLRTGLPTCLPAKKPVRTHQVSVQDGVIYLHGPAAQDVA
- a CDS encoding NAD(P)/FAD-dependent oxidoreductase, which produces MRSVAVIGGALAGLSSARALRAQGFQGRLTIIGAEPHHPYDRPPLSKNYLLGTVTEQDLHLADEPDLAELDAEWLLGQTVSHLSPRLGALELATGRRLRSDGVVIATGATPRSLPGAEFLSGVHVLRTLDDARALRADLTEGSPRVVVVGAGFIGAEVAATCATLGLRVTIVEAASLPLAPVLGQEMAAHCLGLHADHGVRLLCGVGVQELLGQGRVTGVALSDGRRLPADVVVVGIGVRPNTGWLDGSGLPVANGVTCDAGGVTALPNVVAVGDVANLAGRRVEHWTNAAEQPQVAVANLLAGRTVHTGQSAPYFWSDQYGVRIQFAGHTRPGDQVRITEGDADTRSFLAVYERDGHPVAALALNRAKPFTRIRRSLAPV